A genomic stretch from Campylobacter lari subsp. concheus includes:
- a CDS encoding nickel-dependent hydrogenase large subunit, with translation MSKRIIIDPLTRIEGHLRVEVVVDENNVIKEAYSGSTLWRGLETIVKGRDPRDAGFLTQRICGVCTFSHYRAGIIAVENALGITPPLNAVLTRTLMNAALYMHDHVVHFYQLHGLDFVDVVSALSADVKKASDEAFKYTDMPYATGADKLLEVQQRLKTFVDKGNLGPFANAYYGHATYRFTPEQNLIALSHYLECLRIQRTIAQAMAIFGAKNPHPQSLTVGGVTCVMDLLNPSRMAEYMTKFQEVADFINRAYYPDIIMAAKAYSKEASVLNDVGVNNFYTEKEFQVSSDEWLFEGGIIRNGDLSKVEEVDEAKITEEATRSWYADNEALHPYDGKTNPNYTGLIDGESIDDKGNMVHSKVFDTKGKYSWIKAPRYENLPMQVGPLANILVNYAKGNKIVVEAVDLFLKTTNLPLKALMSTLGRTGARAIEAKIIADYGLKAFDSLVENLKTDESTCATYVIDKNKEYKGRFMGSAPRGALSHWCRIKNGVIENWQAVVPSTWNASPKDANGVGGSYEQCLIGMKLADVKQPLEIIRAIHSYDPCIACAVHVMDTKGNNLSEYKVNVNL, from the coding sequence ATGTCAAAAAGAATTATTATAGATCCACTTACTAGAATAGAAGGACACTTAAGAGTTGAAGTGGTGGTTGATGAAAATAATGTCATTAAAGAAGCATATTCAGGATCAACTCTATGGAGAGGTTTGGAAACTATTGTAAAAGGACGTGATCCAAGAGATGCAGGCTTTTTAACTCAAAGAATTTGTGGTGTTTGTACTTTTTCACATTATAGAGCAGGGATTATTGCAGTAGAAAATGCTTTAGGTATTACCCCACCATTAAATGCTGTTTTAACTAGAACTTTAATGAATGCAGCTTTATACATGCATGATCATGTGGTGCATTTTTATCAACTTCATGGGCTTGATTTTGTTGATGTTGTAAGTGCCTTAAGTGCTGATGTAAAAAAAGCAAGTGATGAAGCATTTAAATATACCGATATGCCTTATGCAACAGGCGCAGATAAACTTTTAGAAGTACAGCAAAGACTAAAAACCTTTGTAGATAAAGGAAATCTTGGACCGTTTGCAAATGCTTATTATGGACATGCGACTTATCGCTTTACTCCTGAGCAAAACCTTATTGCGCTTTCACATTATTTGGAATGTTTAAGAATTCAAAGAACAATAGCTCAAGCTATGGCGATTTTTGGTGCTAAAAATCCTCATCCTCAAAGCTTAACAGTAGGTGGTGTGACTTGTGTTATGGATCTTTTAAATCCATCAAGAATGGCTGAATATATGACTAAATTCCAAGAAGTAGCTGATTTTATTAATCGTGCTTATTATCCAGATATTATAATGGCTGCAAAAGCTTATTCTAAAGAAGCAAGTGTGTTAAATGATGTAGGAGTAAATAATTTCTACACTGAAAAAGAATTCCAAGTTTCTAGCGATGAATGGCTGTTTGAAGGTGGTATTATTAGAAATGGTGATTTGAGTAAAGTTGAAGAAGTAGATGAAGCTAAAATCACTGAAGAGGCTACAAGATCATGGTATGCAGACAATGAAGCTTTACATCCTTATGATGGTAAAACTAATCCAAACTATACAGGCTTAATTGATGGTGAAAGCATTGATGATAAAGGCAATATGGTTCATAGTAAGGTATTTGATACTAAAGGCAAATACAGCTGGATTAAAGCTCCAAGATATGAAAATTTACCTATGCAAGTTGGACCATTAGCAAATATTTTGGTAAATTATGCTAAGGGTAATAAAATTGTAGTAGAAGCGGTTGATTTATTCTTAAAAACAACAAATTTACCACTTAAAGCACTTATGAGTACTTTAGGAAGAACAGGTGCTAGAGCGATTGAAGCTAAAATCATTGCTGATTATGGTTTAAAAGCATTTGATTCTTTAGTTGAAAATTTAAAAACAGATGAAAGCACTTGTGCTACTTATGTAATCGATAAAAATAAAGAATATAAAGGTAGATTTATGGGAAGTGCACCTCGTGGCGCTTTGAGTCATTGGTGTAGAATTAAGAATGGTGTAATTGAAAATTGGCAAGCAGTAGTTCCTTCTACTTGGAATGCAAGTCCAAAAGATGCAAATGGAGTAGGCGGTAGCTATGAGCAATGTCTTATCGGTATGAAACTAGCTGATGTTAAACAACCTTTAGAAATAATAAGAGCTATTCACTCTTATGATCCTTGTATAGCATGTGCTGTGCATGTAATGGATACTAAAGGCAATAATCTTAGCGAGTATAAAGTTAATGTAAATTTATAA
- the cybH gene encoding Ni/Fe-hydrogenase, b-type cytochrome subunit: protein MDSKHSLNSNRKAEYEFSIGLRFTHWLRAVAIVILVGTGYYISYVFQSPSISSEPTLFMQAKYRMVHQIFGFILIACVIFKTYLFFFDSKSDGERKSIKDIFNIKLWIEQIKFYIFLGKHPHLQGVYNPLQFVTYFFFYLVMFGLILTGLILYMHVYHEGLGGFLYNILRPIEVMLGGLADVRTYHRILMWVVLIFVPVHIYMAVFNSVKGKDGALDAIFSGYKFVRENR from the coding sequence ATGGATTCTAAACATTCCTTAAATTCAAACAGAAAGGCTGAATACGAATTTAGTATTGGCCTTCGTTTTACACATTGGTTAAGAGCAGTTGCAATCGTGATTTTAGTAGGGACTGGATATTATATTTCTTATGTATTTCAATCTCCATCTATTTCATCTGAACCAACTTTATTTATGCAGGCAAAATATCGCATGGTACACCAAATTTTTGGATTTATCTTAATAGCTTGTGTGATTTTTAAAACATATTTGTTCTTTTTTGATTCAAAAAGTGATGGTGAGAGAAAAAGCATAAAAGATATTTTTAATATAAAATTATGGATAGAGCAGATTAAATTTTACATTTTTTTAGGAAAGCACCCGCATTTACAAGGTGTATATAATCCTTTGCAATTTGTAACTTATTTTTTCTTTTATCTTGTTATGTTTGGGCTTATTTTGACAGGATTAATCCTTTATATGCATGTATATCATGAAGGCTTGGGTGGATTTTTATATAATATCTTAAGACCTATTGAGGTAATGTTAGGTGGATTGGCTGATGTTAGAACCTATCATAGAATTTTAATGTGGGTTGTGTTGATTTTTGTTCCAGTACATATTTATATGGCTGTATTTAACTCAGTTAAAGGTAAAGATGGTGCTTTAGATGCTATCTTTAGTGGTTATAAATTTGTAAGAGAAAATCGTTGA
- a CDS encoding HyaD/HybD family hydrogenase maturation endopeptidase, producing MKLLVLGIGNIMFADEGLGVHLCKLLEKNYKFYHEKDSVSFVDGGTLALQLSYIIAEYDEMIVIDCIAADDAKIGDIFFFPYDVMPKKVNWSGSAHEVEMLQTLQYMELMGDLPKTQILACVPKRIEPLSFELSKEVLNALEKMEKILLDFLEKKGFTYERVANYNIQELALNSYKS from the coding sequence TTGAAACTTCTAGTTTTAGGTATTGGTAATATTATGTTTGCAGATGAGGGCTTAGGCGTTCATCTTTGCAAACTTTTAGAAAAAAATTATAAGTTTTATCATGAAAAAGACTCGGTGAGTTTTGTAGATGGTGGAACTTTGGCTTTACAACTTAGCTATATTATAGCCGAATATGATGAAATGATTGTGATTGATTGTATTGCAGCAGATGATGCTAAGATTGGAGATATTTTTTTCTTTCCTTATGATGTAATGCCAAAAAAAGTTAATTGGAGTGGTAGCGCGCATGAGGTTGAAATGCTTCAAACTTTACAATACATGGAGCTTATGGGAGATTTACCTAAAACTCAAATTTTAGCTTGTGTACCAAAGCGTATAGAGCCATTGAGTTTTGAACTTTCAAAAGAAGTCTTAAATGCTTTAGAAAAAATGGAGAAAATTTTACTTGATTTTTTAGAGAAAAAAGGCTTTACTTATGAGAGAGTTGCTAATTATAACATACAAGAGCTTGCTCTAAATTCTTATAAAAGCTAA
- a CDS encoding PepSY-like domain-containing protein, giving the protein MKLKIALIALALASCVFAKDMVVGVNALPANSKNFIQKHFTGSNIALVKQDIDSFDVYLDNGTELEFFINGDWKEIDAKYRPIDTSFLSPNVLATIKKMHPNASIIKVEKEIQGYKFKLNNMMEIYTDVNGNFLGQKFDD; this is encoded by the coding sequence ATGAAATTAAAAATAGCTTTAATAGCATTAGCTCTAGCAAGTTGTGTTTTTGCTAAAGATATGGTTGTAGGTGTAAATGCTTTACCAGCAAATTCTAAAAATTTTATACAAAAGCACTTTACAGGCTCAAACATAGCTTTAGTTAAACAAGATATTGATAGCTTTGATGTTTATTTAGACAATGGAACCGAACTTGAGTTTTTTATTAATGGAGATTGGAAAGAAATTGATGCAAAATACAGACCGATTGATACTTCTTTTTTAAGTCCAAATGTTTTAGCAACGATTAAAAAAATGCACCCAAATGCAAGTATAATTAAAGTTGAAAAAGAAATTCAGGGTTATAAATTTAAACTAAATAATATGATGGAAATTTATACTGATGTAAATGGAAATTTCTTAGGACAAAAATTTGATGATTAA
- the gltX gene encoding glutamate--tRNA ligase: MYRFAPSPTGDMHIGNLRAALFNYIKARQENTDFILRIEDTDNARNIAGKEEEIKAILKEFGITWQYYYVQSENLKFHRQMALKLVSEKKAFACFCTEDELAHKKELAKSKNQAYRYDGTCEKLADIDVLNCEKPFVIRLKKPQSQMKFIDYIKGEISFNPEDIDSFVIMRADKTPTYNFACAVDDMLEGVTCIIRGEDHVSNTPKQEHIRASLGYDKSMTYAHLPIILNEEGVKMSKREAHSSVKWMLDNGYLASAIANYLILLGNKTPKEIFTLEEAIEWFDLKKVSKSPARFDTKRLMQINREHIKMLDNNKLNSLLNLGKDVAELAKFYTQEASTLNEIKEKIQAIFAVKNYNEFENECKLIKENLKDLDLPQEYDEFKKILMEKTKLKGKNFFMPLRLVLTGVTHGPEMSEIYTLIKPFIEEIIKE, translated from the coding sequence ATGTATAGGTTTGCACCATCGCCTACTGGAGATATGCATATTGGAAATTTAAGAGCAGCTTTGTTTAATTATATTAAAGCAAGACAAGAAAATACGGATTTTATTTTGCGTATTGAAGATACGGATAATGCTAGAAATATTGCTGGAAAAGAAGAAGAAATAAAAGCTATTTTAAAAGAATTTGGTATAACTTGGCAGTATTATTATGTACAAAGTGAGAATTTGAAATTTCATCGTCAAATGGCTTTAAAGCTAGTAAGTGAAAAAAAAGCTTTTGCTTGTTTTTGTACTGAGGATGAATTAGCTCATAAAAAAGAACTAGCTAAAAGTAAAAATCAAGCATATAGATACGATGGTACTTGTGAAAAACTTGCAGATATTGATGTATTAAATTGTGAAAAACCTTTCGTAATCCGTCTTAAAAAACCTCAATCGCAAATGAAATTTATAGACTATATTAAAGGTGAGATTAGTTTTAATCCCGAAGATATTGATAGTTTTGTGATTATGAGGGCTGATAAAACCCCAACTTATAATTTTGCTTGTGCGGTTGATGATATGCTAGAAGGTGTTACTTGTATTATAAGGGGCGAAGATCATGTTTCAAATACTCCTAAGCAAGAACATATTAGAGCAAGTTTGGGTTATGATAAAAGCATGACTTATGCACATTTGCCTATCATTTTAAATGAAGAAGGTGTTAAAATGAGCAAAAGAGAGGCTCATTCTAGTGTAAAATGGATGCTTGATAATGGATATTTAGCAAGTGCTATTGCAAATTATTTAATCCTTTTAGGCAATAAAACTCCAAAAGAGATTTTTACTTTAGAAGAAGCTATAGAATGGTTTGATTTGAAAAAAGTTTCAAAATCTCCTGCTAGATTTGATACTAAACGCTTGATGCAAATCAACCGTGAGCATATAAAAATGCTTGATAATAATAAATTAAATTCTTTATTAAATTTAGGTAAAGATGTAGCGGAGCTTGCAAAATTTTATACTCAAGAAGCTAGCACTTTAAATGAGATAAAAGAAAAAATACAAGCCATTTTTGCAGTTAAAAATTATAATGAATTTGAAAACGAATGTAAGTTGATTAAAGAAAATTTAAAAGATTTGGATTTACCTCAAGAATATGATGAGTTCAAAAAGATTTTAATGGAAAAAACAAAATTAAAAGGTAAAAATTTCTTTATGCCTTTGCGTTTAGTATTAACAGGGGTTACTCATGGACCTGAAATGAGTGAAATTTATACTTTAATCAAGCCTTTTATTGAAGAAATTATAAAGGAGTAA
- a CDS encoding YggT family protein: protein MGVGTSLIVSLVQIFSLVIEIYVWIIIIAALISWVRPDPYNPIVQILYRLTNPAYAFVRRFIPTTIGSIDLAPLIIILGLKFIQIFLSNLILGSL, encoded by the coding sequence ATGGGAGTTGGAACAAGTTTGATTGTATCTTTGGTACAAATTTTTTCTTTAGTGATTGAAATTTATGTTTGGATTATAATTATTGCTGCTTTAATTTCTTGGGTAAGGCCCGATCCGTATAATCCTATAGTACAAATTTTATATCGTTTAACTAATCCTGCTTATGCTTTTGTAAGAAGGTTTATTCCTACTACTATAGGGAGTATTGATTTAGCACCTTTGATTATTATTTTAGGATTAAAATTTATCCAAATATTTTTATCAAATTTAATTTTAGGAAGTTTATAA
- a CDS encoding lytic transglycosylase domain-containing protein → MLKKSVVLLLAGVVFANSAMYSYKELEQKPNSLAKDYYLYRLLEKNEFKKEEVEGLKEHIYRYAGRIKNAIEMIIPPLGYNKEYEACYKFNTQNILDANATCQLIRLNSLTFIQDLNASTRNEMKKNIPQDNSNLVKLLEAFNAKDPLSYAVLNYDSVNFYKIYGFLKDKKDFFLEKDFVDELAKEKEFTNFVKEIIIKKKNPLIRKSLVNVDANLTFQDNAFYLGVNAILENDDKKALEFFQVAKDTFKSKPLVDNANFWIYLITQDKKYLDELAQSDSLNIYSLYARELKGLPLPKIEELSPKKQKNDFDMKDPFAWQKLAKEIAKGTPNELEKLAKDFYTKENIAIYAYIKERAEGFKKHYFIMPYFEYLKDYSTQRKAMILALARQESRFIPTAISTSYALGIMQFIPFLANHIGNKELQISNFDQDMLFDPKTAYTFANHHLDYLESKLNSPVFVAYAYNGGIGFTTRMLKREDMFRAGKYEPFLSMELVPYAESRVYAKKVLANYIVYLHLLNDNTPISKFFETLTQNTDSQNINQVLK, encoded by the coding sequence GTGTTGAAAAAAAGTGTAGTGTTACTCTTAGCTGGAGTAGTTTTTGCAAATAGTGCGATGTATTCTTATAAAGAATTAGAACAAAAACCAAATTCTTTAGCTAAGGATTATTATTTATATCGTTTATTAGAAAAAAATGAATTTAAAAAAGAAGAAGTTGAAGGTTTAAAAGAACATATTTATCGTTATGCAGGGCGTATTAAAAATGCTATTGAAATGATCATTCCACCTTTGGGATATAATAAAGAATATGAAGCTTGTTATAAATTTAATACGCAAAATATCTTAGATGCTAATGCTACTTGTCAGCTTATAAGATTAAACAGTTTAACTTTTATACAAGACCTTAATGCTTCAACGCGTAATGAGATGAAAAAAAATATCCCACAAGATAATTCAAATTTAGTAAAGCTTTTAGAAGCTTTTAATGCTAAAGATCCTCTAAGTTATGCGGTTTTAAATTATGATAGTGTAAATTTTTATAAAATTTATGGCTTTTTAAAAGATAAAAAGGATTTTTTTTTAGAAAAAGATTTTGTTGATGAGTTAGCAAAAGAAAAAGAATTTACAAATTTTGTAAAAGAAATTATCATTAAGAAAAAAAATCCATTGATAAGAAAATCTTTGGTCAATGTAGATGCAAATTTAACTTTTCAAGATAATGCTTTTTATCTGGGTGTGAATGCTATTTTAGAAAATGATGATAAAAAAGCATTGGAATTTTTCCAAGTAGCAAAAGATACTTTTAAAAGCAAGCCTTTAGTAGATAATGCAAATTTTTGGATTTATTTAATCACTCAAGATAAAAAGTATCTTGATGAGCTTGCTCAAAGTGATTCTTTAAATATTTATAGTCTTTATGCAAGAGAGTTAAAGGGCTTGCCTTTGCCTAAAATAGAAGAATTAAGTCCAAAAAAACAAAAAAATGATTTTGATATGAAAGATCCTTTTGCTTGGCAAAAACTTGCAAAAGAAATTGCAAAAGGCACTCCTAATGAGCTAGAAAAACTTGCAAAAGATTTTTATACTAAAGAAAATATCGCTATTTATGCTTATATTAAAGAAAGAGCTGAGGGTTTTAAAAAACATTATTTCATTATGCCTTATTTTGAGTATTTAAAAGATTATTCTACACAAAGAAAGGCTATGATTTTAGCTTTAGCTAGACAAGAAAGCCGTTTTATCCCAACAGCCATTTCAACCTCTTATGCTTTGGGTATTATGCAATTTATTCCATTTTTAGCTAATCATATAGGCAATAAAGAATTACAAATTTCAAATTTTGACCAAGATATGCTTTTTGACCCAAAAACAGCCTATACTTTTGCAAATCATCATTTGGATTATTTAGAGTCTAAGCTTAATTCTCCGGTTTTTGTGGCTTATGCTTATAATGGAGGTATAGGATTTACCACTAGAATGCTCAAAAGAGAAGATATGTTTAGAGCAGGAAAGTACGAGCCATTTTTATCTATGGAGCTAGTTCCTTATGCGGAAAGTAGGGTGTATGCTAAAAAGGTTTTAGCTAATTATATTGTGTATTTGCATCTTCTGAACGATAATACACCGATTTCGAAATTTTTTGAAACTTTAACTCAAAACACTGATTCTCAAAACATAAATCAAGTTTTAAAATAG
- the mobB gene encoding molybdopterin-guanine dinucleotide biosynthesis protein B, with product MKRLAMAFSGPSNSGKTTLITQVAKYFMQQNYKVCIIKHDPKDKASFDIAKKDSFKFFQSGADVMVLSPTRTTLFTHSPSTLDEAISKLGEFDFLFIEGLKTLDMPRISVFCKEVDESYFAYSKAIASYEKIENKNLTWLYLDDLESICDFILKNSKKV from the coding sequence ATGAAAAGATTAGCAATGGCTTTTAGTGGGCCTTCCAATTCAGGTAAAACAACTTTAATAACTCAAGTTGCTAAATATTTTATGCAACAAAATTATAAAGTATGTATTATAAAACATGATCCAAAAGATAAAGCAAGTTTTGATATAGCAAAAAAAGATAGTTTTAAATTTTTTCAAAGCGGTGCTGATGTAATGGTTTTAAGCCCTACAAGGACAACTTTATTTACACATTCTCCAAGTACTTTAGATGAAGCTATTTCCAAACTAGGGGAATTTGATTTTTTATTTATAGAGGGCTTAAAAACCTTAGATATGCCAAGAATTAGTGTTTTTTGCAAAGAAGTAGATGAGAGCTATTTTGCTTATTCTAAGGCTATTGCAAGCTATGAGAAAATCGAAAATAAAAATTTAACTTGGCTTTATTTGGATGATTTAGAAAGTATTTGTGATTTTATATTAAAAAATTCAAAAAAAGTATAG
- a CDS encoding class 1 fructose-bisphosphatase, which yields MQELINDIQKTVIEISKELRYLKDFDYTTSQNATGDNQLKLDVKSDEIITRILKQSKGIKSLISEEKQEQLLINENEKYVVAYDPLDGSSLVDVNFAIGSIFAIYEQEASAKNLKAAVYAIYGVRLELIVCIDTPKLYRLNENDEFVFVKDVKLNEKGKLNASGGTQKNWSNTHRAFIKALFDEGYRLRYSGAMVSDLHQILLKGGGLFSYPATSDAPNGKLRAYFEVFPFAFIFEKAGGLSTNGENDSLLDLEFEKIHASTPCFLGSKYEIEKLKQAYKGL from the coding sequence ATGCAAGAATTAATTAACGATATACAAAAAACAGTGATTGAAATTTCAAAAGAACTTAGATATTTAAAAGATTTTGATTATACTACTTCTCAAAATGCCACTGGAGATAATCAATTAAAACTTGATGTAAAAAGCGATGAGATCATCACTAGAATTTTAAAGCAAAGCAAAGGCATAAAAAGCTTAATTAGTGAGGAAAAGCAAGAGCAATTATTAATCAATGAAAATGAAAAATATGTTGTTGCTTATGATCCTTTAGATGGTTCATCTTTGGTAGATGTAAATTTTGCTATAGGTTCTATTTTTGCTATTTATGAGCAAGAAGCTAGTGCAAAAAATCTAAAAGCAGCAGTTTATGCTATTTATGGTGTGCGTTTAGAGCTTATAGTATGCATAGACACTCCTAAGCTCTATAGGTTAAATGAAAATGATGAATTTGTTTTTGTTAAGGATGTAAAATTAAACGAAAAAGGCAAATTAAATGCAAGTGGTGGGACACAAAAAAATTGGTCAAATACTCATAGGGCTTTCATAAAAGCTTTATTTGATGAGGGGTATCGCTTAAGATATTCAGGTGCTATGGTAAGTGATTTACACCAAATTTTACTCAAAGGTGGAGGATTATTTTCATATCCTGCAACAAGTGATGCACCAAATGGAAAATTAAGAGCATATTTTGAGGTATTTCCTTTTGCTTTTATTTTTGAAAAAGCAGGAGGGCTTTCTACTAATGGAGAAAATGATTCTTTGCTTGATTTAGAATTTGAAAAAATCCATGCAAGTACGCCATGTTTTTTGGGTTCAAAATATGAAATTGAAAAACTAAAACAAGCTTATAAAGGGCTTTAA
- the metG gene encoding methionine--tRNA ligase yields the protein MRYITTPIYYVNDVAHIGHAYTTIIADTLARFYRLQGKKTFFLTGTDEHGQKIEQAASVRNFTPKEYADEISAKFKKLWDEFEISYDYFIRTTDENHKLSVQKAFKKMFDKGDIYKGTYEGFYCVSCESYFTQTQLVNECHCPDCGKKTQLLKEESYFFKLSKYQDQILKWYKEKEPILPKNKANELIHFVEGGLKDLSITRTSFEWGIKLPKELNDEKHVVYVWLDALMNYVSALGYGLDDKNMDLWPAHIHFVGKDILRFHAVYWPAFLMSLELPLPKFIAAHGWWTKDGEKMSKSKGNVVAPKEVADIFGLEAFRYFLLREVPFGNDGDFSHKALITRINAELSNELGNLLNRIIGMSAKYSQNIIDCKDVNLYFNQELNECKEYLNNAINALENIQPNRYLEELFKALSLANLSISKYEPWNLIKNDQMQKANALVALCANILTKVTILLSAAMPKTALKIAKALNFEISNENYQKLILNNQLCGLKSSACEALFPKVELTQENKKEEKAEEKSSLAQIKIDDFKKIEIKVALVKDCQNIEGSEKLLKFQLELENGELRQVLSGIAKFYKASELIGKQVCVITNLKKAKIFGHESQGMILSAEKNGKLVLISPQSFIENGAVIG from the coding sequence ATGCGTTATATTACTACTCCGATATATTATGTAAATGATGTGGCTCATATTGGTCATGCTTACACTACGATTATAGCAGATACTTTGGCTAGATTTTATCGCTTGCAAGGAAAAAAAACATTCTTTTTAACAGGTACAGATGAACATGGTCAAAAGATAGAGCAAGCTGCTAGTGTTAGAAATTTTACCCCTAAAGAGTATGCAGATGAAATCAGTGCTAAATTTAAAAAACTTTGGGATGAGTTTGAAATTTCTTATGATTATTTCATTAGAACTACGGATGAAAATCACAAATTAAGCGTACAAAAAGCATTTAAAAAAATGTTTGATAAAGGTGATATTTATAAAGGAACTTATGAAGGCTTTTATTGTGTTTCTTGTGAGAGTTATTTTACCCAAACTCAGCTTGTAAATGAGTGTCATTGTCCAGATTGTGGTAAAAAAACACAGCTTCTAAAAGAAGAAAGTTATTTTTTCAAGCTTTCTAAATATCAAGATCAAATTCTTAAATGGTATAAAGAAAAAGAGCCGATTTTACCCAAAAATAAGGCTAATGAGTTGATTCATTTTGTAGAAGGTGGCTTAAAAGATCTTTCTATTACAAGAACGAGTTTTGAATGGGGTATAAAGCTTCCAAAAGAATTAAATGATGAAAAACATGTGGTGTATGTTTGGCTTGATGCTTTGATGAATTATGTGAGTGCTTTGGGTTATGGACTTGATGATAAAAATATGGATCTTTGGCCTGCTCATATTCATTTTGTAGGTAAGGATATCTTGCGTTTCCATGCAGTGTATTGGCCTGCGTTTTTGATGAGTTTAGAACTTCCTTTACCTAAATTTATAGCAGCACATGGTTGGTGGACTAAAGATGGTGAAAAAATGAGCAAATCTAAAGGCAATGTAGTAGCACCTAAAGAAGTAGCAGATATTTTTGGTTTAGAAGCTTTTAGATATTTTTTACTCAGAGAAGTTCCTTTTGGTAATGATGGGGATTTTTCACACAAAGCATTAATCACTAGAATCAATGCAGAATTAAGTAATGAGCTTGGAAATTTATTAAATAGAATTATCGGCATGAGTGCTAAGTATTCTCAAAATATTATTGATTGTAAAGATGTGAATTTATATTTTAATCAAGAATTAAACGAATGTAAAGAGTATTTAAATAATGCGATCAATGCTTTAGAAAATATCCAGCCAAATCGCTATTTAGAAGAGCTTTTTAAGGCTTTATCTTTAGCAAATTTAAGTATTAGCAAGTATGAGCCTTGGAATTTAATTAAAAATGATCAAATGCAAAAAGCCAATGCCTTAGTGGCTTTATGTGCTAATATTTTAACAAAAGTTACTATTTTACTTTCAGCTGCTATGCCAAAAACAGCTTTAAAAATTGCCAAAGCTTTAAATTTTGAAATTTCAAACGAAAACTATCAAAAACTAATTTTAAATAATCAATTATGCGGTTTAAAATCAAGTGCATGTGAAGCTTTGTTTCCAAAAGTTGAATTAACCCAAGAAAACAAAAAAGAAGAAAAAGCAGAAGAGAAGTCAAGTTTAGCTCAAATTAAAATTGATGATTTTAAAAAAATTGAAATAAAAGTAGCACTAGTAAAAGATTGTCAAAATATAGAAGGAAGTGAAAAACTTTTAAAATTTCAACTTGAGCTTGAAAATGGCGAACTAAGACAAGTGCTTTCAGGTATTGCTAAATTTTACAAAGCTAGTGAATTAATAGGTAAACAAGTTTGTGTGATTACCAATCTAAAAAAAGCTAAAATTTTTGGTCATGAAAGTCAAGGTATGATTTTAAGTGCAGAAAAAAATGGTAAATTAGTTTTAATTAGTCCACAAAGTTTTATAGAAAATGGAGCCGTAATAGGCTAA
- a CDS encoding major antigenic peptide PEB2, with protein MKKILFLSLFAAAALNAEILVYGPGGPAPVLKELAKQFEAKNGEKVIVNAGPTPKWIKQAKMDADIIYSGNTSMMDGFVKAMSKQIKIQDVQVLNARGSGMIVRANNPKKIKKFEDLLKDGVNVMVVDGAGQVGLYEDMALKTGKIENLEKLRKNIKVYAKNSKAAVDEWKNNPNIDALIIWTHWIKAVGEKENKFIKADKNSIIYRAAEIVPTQKGLKNPKVAEFIEFTQSKEAQKVWEKEGWLAK; from the coding sequence ATGAAAAAAATTTTATTTTTAAGTTTATTTGCTGCAGCTGCATTGAATGCTGAAATTTTAGTGTATGGTCCAGGCGGTCCAGCTCCTGTTTTAAAAGAACTTGCTAAACAATTTGAAGCAAAAAACGGAGAAAAAGTTATCGTTAATGCAGGACCAACACCTAAATGGATCAAACAAGCCAAAATGGATGCTGATATTATTTATTCTGGTAATACATCTATGATGGATGGATTTGTTAAAGCTATGTCAAAACAAATCAAAATACAAGATGTTCAGGTTTTAAATGCTAGAGGTTCAGGCATGATAGTAAGAGCTAATAACCCTAAAAAAATTAAAAAATTTGAAGACCTTTTAAAAGATGGTGTTAATGTTATGGTAGTTGATGGAGCAGGGCAGGTTGGCTTGTATGAAGATATGGCTTTAAAAACAGGAAAAATCGAAAACCTAGAAAAACTTAGAAAAAATATCAAAGTGTATGCTAAGAATTCAAAAGCAGCAGTTGATGAGTGGAAAAATAATCCAAATATTGATGCTTTAATTATTTGGACACATTGGATTAAAGCAGTTGGTGAGAAAGAAAATAAATTTATTAAAGCAGATAAAAATTCAATTATTTATAGAGCTGCTGAAATAGTACCAACACAAAAAGGTTTAAAGAATCCAAAAGTAGCTGAATTTATAGAATTTACACAAAGCAAGGAAGCGCAAAAAGTATGGGAAAAAGAAGGTTGGTTAGCTAAATAA